The genomic stretch TGTCCTCGTATTCCTGCTTGACGTTTCCCAGCAGGTCGCGGTAGCGCTTGCGCAGCTCCTCGGAGGTGATGAGCGAGTGGTGCCTCAGCCCCGACTCGAGCTCGTTCAGGACCATGAAGGGATTGATGCATCCCTCGCCCTTGTCGGACACCAGGGCGTTGCTGATCTTGTCCTGGATGTAACGCGGCGAGATGCCGTCCATGCCTTCGCGCGACGCCTCCTTGCGCAGCTCCTTGATATTGTCCTCGGTGAACCCGGGAAGCGTCTTGCCGTTGTACAGGCGCAGCTTCTGCATGAGCGTCAGGTCGGCCTTCTTGGGCTCCTCGAGGCGCGTCAGGACCGCCCACATGGCCGCCATCTCGAGGGTGTGCGGCGCGATGTGCTTCCCCTTGATGCGCGCCGGGTTGTAGTCCTTCTCGTAGATCTTGATCTCCTCCGAGAGCTTGGTGATGTACGGAATGTCGATCTTCACGGTCCGGTCGCGCAGGGCCTCCATGAACTCGTTGTGCTGGAGCTTGCGGTACTCCGGCTCGTTCGTGTGCCCGATGATCACCTCGTCGATGTCGGTCTGGGCGAACTTCTTCGGCTTGATCTTGTGCTCCTGGGAAGCGCCCAGGAGGTCGTAGAGGAACGCGACCTCGAGCTTGAGGACCTCGATGAACTCGATCAGGCCGCGGTTGGCGACGTTGAACTCGCCGTCGAAGTTGAAGGCCCGGGGGTCGGAGTCGGAGCCGAACTCGGCGATCTTGCGATAGTTGATGTCTCCGGTCAGCTCCGTCGAATCCTGGTTCTTCTCGTCCTTCGGCTGGAACGTGCCGATCCCGACCCGGTCCTTCTCGGAGAGGATCAGGCGGCGCACCCGCACGTGCGAGACGATCTTGGTCCAGTCGCCCCCGTAGCGCAGGTTGAGCTCCTTGTAGTTCTGGCGGCAGGCGGGGCAGAGATCCCCCTCGATCAGGACCCGCTCCCCCTCGGGGCGGCCCTCGTTCAGCATCCGCAGGACCTCGGGGCGCAGCCCCTCCGGCGCCAGATGCAACGGCTCCTCGTGCATCGGACAGGAGAGGATCTCGCTCTGGTCCGATCGCTTGCGGCCGATCTCGGCCGGCAGCACCCAGGTGAAGGTGTAGAGGGCGCCCTCCGGCGTGCGCGAGTAGTCCTCCAGCCCCTTCTTCAGGAGCCTCACGATGGTCGATTTGGACGACCCGACCGGTCCGTGGAGGAGCAGCACGCGCTTCTCGGTGCCGTAGCGCTGCGCCGCGGACTTGAAGACGTTCACCAGCTTCATCAGCGGGATGTCGAGCCCGAAGATCGCGTCGACGCCGCCGTGGTCCTTGTCGTCGAAGAAGTTGTAGTGGAGGATTTTTTTCTTGTACTCGTAATATTCCCGCGTCCCCTTGGCCAAAATCATGTCGTACATGCGCTGGAACGCCGTGCGGGTGACCTTCGTGTTGTGACGGACGATCTGGAGGTAATCCTCGAAGCTGCCCTCCCAGTGCTGGTCCTTGAAGCCCCGCAAGTCCTGGAGCCTCCCGATCATGTTCACGATCTCTGAGCCTGTGGGCACCGGTCTCACCTCACGCTCGCTGGTCGTGTCTCGGGTGGGAGAATGTGATGTATCTCTTTGGTAGACCATGTGTTCCTCTATTTCAAATCACCTGAACGTAATATAAGGCGCAGTCAAGGAATTGTCAAAAACTTTTCCCGGCCGCCGTTTGTTGACAGCCTCCGGGGGAGCCGTTAACATCGCGGGGCAGGCAAGGAGCCCGTCATCCTGAGGTAACTGTGGACCCGCGGGACCTGAGACGCACCGTCCAGGACGACATCCGGAAGGTCCTCGAAGACCCCGCCGCCCGGGGCGACCGCCTGGTCGAGGCGCTCGCCGGCCTCGCCACGCGGCATCCGATCGAGCCGTTTCGCGCCGTCCTGGCGTGCGTCGCGACCCTGGAATGCTCCGAGGACGAGGCGGGTCCCCTGGTCCTCGCCATCGACAGGCATCGATCCGGTCTCGAGGAGCTGATGGGCCGGGACCCTGGCTTCAGCGTCGCCGCCTGCGATCTCCTCCACGACGTGGACCGGACCATGCGGGAACCCGTCTACCGCTCAGGCGCCCCCGCCGTCCGGACCTCCCCGGACGAGTTCGCGGCGCCGCTCGAGGAGTCCTTGCGACAGGAGTCTCGGCGCGCTCAGCGGTCCGGCCGCCCCGTCGCCGTGGTCGTCCTGGCGCCGGACGGAGACGCCCCCGGGGCGGCCGGCGATCGGCAGGCGGCCCGACGGGGGTTGTGCGACGGCGCGCGCGACATCGACGTCGTCGGCAGCCTGTCGCCCGACGCCTTCCTCGTCCTGCTTCCGTGCACCGGCGGGAGACAGGGTCTTCTGGCCGCGGGGCGATTCCGCCGCTCCCTCTTCGCCGCGACCGGCGCGGCCTGGAGCGCCGGAGCGGCGTCGGGTTCCGGCCCTGCGGCGGACGCCGTCGATCTGACCCGCAAGGCCAGGGAGGCCCTGGCGACGGCCCGGCGGGAGGGGTCGGGGCAGGCGCTGCACCGACAGGAGCGCCGGGCCCACTCACGCACGGTGGTGAGCGTCCCGGTCGAGGCGCGGCTGCGCCGGGACGGCGTCGATTGGGCCATCGTGCTGGAAGACCTGTCCCTGGGAGGGGCCCTGTTCACCGTCCACCAGCGAATCGATCCCGGCTCCGAGGTGATCCTGGCGCTGCGTCAGGGGGTCGTGCGTCCTGTGGCCACGGCGATCCCGTCGCGCGTCCTCAGGGTGGCGGATGGGCCGGTGGCCGGGCGGGCGCCCTGGAAGGCGGCTGTGTCGTTCGGCGCCGAGGCGCGGCTCGGGATCGCCGCTGTCCTGGCCGAGATCGATCCGCGCGCCCCCCGGGGGGTCCCGTGATCACCCTGGAGGAAGCGTCGCGCCACCGCGAGGAGCTGACCGAAATCCTGCGGGAGGACGCCCACAACGAAGAGAGAATCCTGCGGCGCCTGGATCAGATCCGGACGCAGAGCGGCCTCCAGGTCTACGCGGCGCTTCTCCTCATCCTGACGGGCCTGGGCTTCGAGGAGTCGGAGGCCCGCCTCCACTGGGACGAGGTGCTCAAGCACCGGCAGCGGCTCGGCCAGGCGCTGCAGCGCAACGTCGGCCTGCGCGTGGCGGTGCTCGATTATTTCGTCAACGTCAACCGGCAGCTCGTCAGCCCGCGCATCATCGATTTGTCGCTGCACGACCGTCAGGACCCCTCCTCGCCGGTCGATGCGCGCACCGGGTTGTGGAACGCGCGGCAGTTCCTGTCGGCCCTGCAGAAGGAGATCCGGCGGGCCAAGCGGTACAAGCTGGAGCTGACGGTGCTCTACCTCGACATCGACGACTTCCGGGAGATCAACGAGAGGCACGGCGAGCTGGTCGGGGACATCCTGCTGCGCGAGGTGGCCATCCTCGTGAAAAACAGGATCCGCGACATCGACATGGCCGCCCGCCTGTCCGGCGAGGAGTTCGGCCTGATCCTGCCGGAGACCGAGCGGATGGGGGCCTTCCTGGTGGCCGAGCGCATCCGCAAGGAGGTGGAACGCCACTTCATGCGACGCGACATCGACGGCCGCCCGATCGCCATGACCGTCACCATCGGCATGGCGAAGTACCCGGCGGACGCGGCGATGCCGGACCGGCTGCTCCGGCGGGCCGAGGAGGCGATGCACCAGGCGAAGGCGCGCGGGGGAAACACGGTCGGAGTCTATTACCGCGAGCGGCGCAGCTACATCCGGTTCGACGTGATGCGCCAGCAGGTGCAGATCCGCGTGACGCCGGCCGGCCGGGACGCCTCGGACTTCCGGGAGGAGACGGAGGCGCCGGTCAACATCAGCCGGAGCGGCCTGCTGTTCGAGAGCGATCGCGCGTTCTCCATCGGCGACGAGCTGGTGATCGTCTGTCAGGACAGCCGGGATCAGGCGCGCGTCACCCTGCGAGCCCGCGTGGTGCGCATGGAAGAGATCGAAGGGCAGCCGCTGCGCTACGAGGTGGGGGCCGTCTTCCTCCTCGAATGGGACCATCAGGAGGCCCAGGTCACGGAATTCCTGCGGCGCGGCGGCCTGGCCGCCGGCTGACGGCGGTCCGGATATGACCATCCTCGGCATCGACACCGCCACCCGCCGCGCGAGCGTGGCGCTGGCGCGCGGCGGGGAGGTCGCGGCCCTGGCGCACCTCGACGGGCGCCATGGGCACGCGGGCGACCTCCTGACGCGCCTCGACGCGCTCCTGACCGGGGCGGGACTCAAGCCCTCCGATCTGGCGGCCATCGCCGTCACGATCGGCCCCGGCTCCTTCACCGGCGTGCGCATCGGGATGGCCACGGCCAAGGGGCTGGCCTACGCCCTCGACGTGCCCCTCGGCGGCCTCTCCACTCTCGAGGCGCTGGCGCGAGCCGCCCTGCCTCTCGCGGGTGGCGCCCCGCGGCTGTGCGCCGTCCTCGAGGCCGGGCGGGGCGAGGTGTATGCCGCGCTGTTCCGTCGCGAGGGGAGCGGGCTGTGCCGTGAGACGGACGACCGGTCCTGGCGGCCACGGGACCTCGTGGAGGAGACTCGTGGCGGCGCGATCCTGGTCGGGGACGCGGTCGCGACCCTCCGGCAGGCGGCCCGCGAGGCCGGCCTGGAGGTGACGGGCATCGAGCCCCAGCCGGCCCTGGCCGGAGCGCTCGCCGTCTGGGGCGGGGCGACGCTCCACCCCGGAGGCGCCTACGATCCGGGCGCCCTGCGCCCCAACTACGTGCGCCCATCCGACGCCGAGGTGGCGCGCCGATGATCGTCAAGACCCGGAGGCATCGGGACAGGGCCTCGGCGCTCACGTTCGTGCCGATGTCGCTGGAGGACATCCCCGGCGTGATGGAGATCGAGAACCAGTCGTTCCCGATTCCCTGGAGCGAATCCTCGTTCCGTTACGAGCTGCTCGAGAACCCGTACGCGAGCCTGTTCGTGGGCCGGGTCCGCACGGAGCCGCCCGTGATCGCGTTCGCCTGCGTCTGGCTCGTCGATCAGGAGATGAAGATCAACAACATCGCCGTCCATCCTCGCGTCCGGGCGCAGGGCGTGGGAACGCGGTTTCTCCGCTTCCTGCTGGATCACGCGGCGTCCCAGGGATGCCGCGAGATCACCCTGGAGGTTCGACCGAGCAACGCGGCGGCCCTGGCCCTGTACCGCTCGGCCGGCTTCCTCCCGATCGGTCGCCGGAAGCAGTACTACACCGACACGCACGAGGACGCGATCGTCATGTGGCGCCGGATCGAGCCCCGGACGGCCGGATGACACCCGACCCGACCCTTGCACCAACCGATCCGGGATGCTAGACTTGGCCGTAAACATGGACGCCTGTGCGACTCAACCGCCTTCGCTCGAACGCCCTTTAAAACCAGGAGGTCTAGGACGATGGTGCACATCCAGGAGGACCTGAAGAGGACCCTTTCGGAGAACCACGAGGAGTATCGAAAGCTGCTGGCGGAGCACGCCAGCTGTGAGTCCCGTCTTCAGGAACTTCAGGGAAAGGCCGTCCTCGACGAGACCGAGCGGGTCGAGAGCGTCAACATCAAGAAACAGAAGCTGCAGCTCAAGGACCGCATGGAAGCGATCCTCCGGCACCACATGGAGCGCACCAGCGGCGCCGGGGTCCGGTAAGGGGACCTCGGAAATCCGACGCGCACGGCGTGGAGGGGGCGCTGCGGCAGGCCCCCTTTTTCGACGGGAGGCACAGGTGCCGGTGGCAAGAGAGGCGATCCCCTTCCTCCTGGGCCTGCTCGCGGCCGCCATCCTTCTCGGCGCGGTCCTCGGCCCCTGGGGCGTCCTCCCGGCCCTGGTGCTCATCCTGTTCGTTCTGTTCTTTTTCCGCGATCCCGCACGGGCGTCGCCGACCGGAGAGGGCCTGGTGCTGTCGCCGGCCGACGGCCGCGTCTCGGACATCGAGCGCGGACCGGAGGGGGCGCGGATCTCGGTGTTCCTGTCGCTCTTCGACTGCCACATCAACCGATCGCCTGTGGAGGGGACGGTCCGCACCGTGGCCTACACCTCCGGCCGTTTCCACCCGGCCTGGCAGGGGCGGGCGAGCCGCGAGAACGAGCGCAACCACCTGGTCATCGCGTCGCAGGCGGGCGACTACGGCGTCACGCAGATCGCCGGCGTCGTGGCGCGGCGGATCGTCTGCGCCAAGAGGCCCGGCGACGAGGTGAGGCGCGGCGAGCGGATCGGCCTCATCCGCTTCGGATCGCGCACGGACCTGCACTTGCCTCCGGGCATCGAGCCGCTGGTGACGGTCGGCGACCGGGTCCGTGGAGGGCTGACGGTGCTGGCTCGGGAGGTCCCGGTCGCGCAGCGCGCCTCGGCCGCCGGGGCGCGGGCATGAGGGATCCTGCACGGCTGAAGGACCGGGCCCGGTTCCGGCGCGGCGCCTACCTGATTCCGAGCCTGTTCACGACCGGGAACCTGCTCTGCGGCTACATCGCCGTCGTGCGCAGCATCCAGGGCGAGTTCGAGTGGGCGGCGATCGCCCTGTTCATCGCGGCGCTCCTCGATCGGGTGGACGGCTGGGTGGCCAGGCTCACGGGGACGACGAGCGACTTCGGCGTGCAGTTCGATTCGCTCGCCGACGTCATCTCCTTCGGCATCGCGCCGTCGATCCTCGTCTATGTGTGGGCCCTCTCCTCCCTCCCCAAGCCCTGGTCCCTGGCGCCGTTCCTTCTTCTGGCCACGAGCGCGGCTCGCCTGGCCCGCTTCAACATCCAGGCGCCGACCCTGGACAAGCGCTATTTCGTGGGGCTGCCGACGCCGGCCGCGGCCTGCGCCGTGGCCGCGTGCGTGTTCTACGATCCGGAGCGGGTGACCGACCGGATCACCGGCATCCTGGTGATGTGCCTCGTCGTGACCCTCTCGGTCCTGATGATCAGCAAGGTGCGGTATCGATCCTTCAAGGAGATCGATCTGCGTCGGCGCGTGCCGTGGGTGGTCGTGATCCTGATGGCCCTGGTGTTCTTCATCGCGGCCGGGTATCCCAAGGAGGTCGGCCTGTTCCTCAGCTTCGCGTACCTCCTCTCCGGGCTCGTCCCGCGGCTCCGCGCCGTGCCGGCGCAGAAGGAGCCGCGCCCGGCCGCGGCGGGAGGTCGCGATGGCCGTGGTTGAGGTGGCGCGCTTCCGCCGCCGGGCGCACGTCGCGCTGTTCGACGCCACCACGCTGGCGGCCAGGGGCGTGAAGGACCATCTCGCCTCCCGGGCGTTCCCCGCGGCCTCGGTCCGCCTTTACTCGTCGACCGCGGAAGCCGACTCCAACCTGACGGAGTTCAAGGGGGAGCCGATGCTCGTCACCGAGCCGGACATCGACACCCTCGCGAACCTGGACATCGCCTTCCTGTGCGGCAGCCGTGAGGAGGGGGCCCGTTACCTGGACTGGGCGGGCCGGGTCGGATTCACGGCCGTCGATCTGACCGGCGCGGCCGCCTCCGGTGCGGCGCCCCTCGTGAACGCCTCGGTCAACCCGGAGGCGATCTCCGAAGGCCCCGGCGTGATCGCCACGCCGCACCCGGTGGCCCAGCTCCTGTCCACTGTGCTCGCGCCCGTCCGGAGCCGCTGCGGGCTGCAGGAGGTCGTGGCGGTGGTTCTGCAGCCGGCATCGCAACACGGAGAGCCGGGAATCGACGAGCTCTACAAGCAGACCGCCAGCCTCCTGAGCTTCTCGGACATGCCCCGGGAGGTCTTCGGTCGCCAGCTGGCGTTCAACGTCATCCCCGGCTTCGCGGGGGAAGAGCGGCACGGACGGGATGCGGGCCGCGCGGACCTCGCGGAGGAGGTCCGCCGGATCACCGGGGGCGGCTTCGCGCTGGGCGTCCAGGTCATCCAGGCGCCGGTGTTCCACGGCCATGCCCTCATGGCGCACGTGGTGCTCGATCCCGGGAGGAGCACCGACGATCTGGCCGCGTGCTTCGCCGGCGGCGACGACTTCCGCTTCGAGCGGCGCGGCGAGAAGGTGACGCCCGTCGAGAGGGCGGGGGAGGGCGGGATCCTGGTCGGGGGCATCCGGCCGGGAGCGCGCGAGTCGTCGTTCTGGATCTGGGCCGTGTGTGACGACCTGGCCGGAGGGACCGCGCTCAATGCCGTGCGCATTGCCGAGATGCTCCTCGGACGGGACGCCGGCAAGGGGCGGGCATGAGCCCGATGGGGCGGGCCGCCCTCGTCACCGTGCTCCTGGGCCTGTCTCCGGGCCCCGGAGCGCAGGACATGAAGCGGCCGGAGGAGCAGCTGGCGGCGATCTACAGCCTGAAAGTGCAGCTGGAGATCGAGCAGCGGCGGCTGGACGATGCGTTGCAGCGCCACACGGAGCAGGCGCGGGCCCGTGAGGACGCCCGGAGCCGCCTGCAGCGCCTCTACGGCGAGCTCGACGCCATGGTGGAGGGCCGGGCCGAGGGGGACGCGGATCTGATCCAGGCCCGTGAGGACGACATCCGGAGGACCGAGCAGGAGCTCGCGGCCCTGAGCGACGAGACCCGCCGCGTGCGCGAGACCATCCGCGACGCGCACGTGCGCATCGAGCTCTTGGGCGAACGAATCGGCCGTCTGAGAAAGACGCTGCCGTCCGACACCGAGTCGCTGACCGGGGCGTGGGACGTGAGCTATCTCCCGAGCGGGGACAAGGGGGTCTTCATGCTCCGGCAGTCCGGCACGCTTCTGGTCGGCGAGTACACCCTGGAAGGGGGATGGAAGGGAAGCCTGCAGGGGACGTTCGTGGACGGCAAGGTGCTCCTGCACCGTATCGATTCGAAGCTCGGAAGGTCCTCCGACCTCGAGGGGACCCTGGCGCCCGATGGCCGCACGCTCCGCGGCAGCTGGCAGAGCTACATCCTGTCGGGGGGACAGCCGACGAACGGGTCGTGGATCGCCAGAAAACGGCAGGAAAAATCCGAGCCATAACATCAGGAGCCCGCCCCATCCTCGGACCGGCTCCTCGAAGCGCCCTCTCAGCTCCCCTCGCGGGAGTCCGGGCCGCCGCGCTTGGCCGTCAGACGGAACGGGATCGACCCGAGGTCCGATCCGCCGCCATCTCCCTTGACCGCCAGGATGTAATCGCCCGCCGGGAGGCCCTCCGTCGGCAGGTCCACCTTGATGCTCCCCGGGGCCGGCCCCTTCCCGCCGTCCTGGCCCAGGACGTCCTGCGGAACAGGGATGCTGCGCAAGACCTTGTCGCCCCCCCTGATCTCGATCCGGACTCCGGTGGTCCGCTCCCGCCGCTCCAGCCGGAAGCCGGACGCCAGGAGCTCTCCGACCGCAAAGGTGGATTTGAGTGCGGGCCCCGTCCGGAAGTCGCTCACCTCCCCGGGGGACGCCTCCGGCGACCCGGCCGGCGGCACCTCCACCCACAGGCTCCTCTCGTCCAGTGAGTAGATGGACAGCCCCACCACGTCGGTGAGCTCTCCCGCCGGCCGGACGGACTGGCGGGCGGCACCGAGCGTGCCGCCGCCGAGGTCCGAGACCACCGCAGTGACCGTCTGCGCACCGCGAGGGAGGAGGGCGCGACTGTAGAAGTCCACGCCGGGCAGCTGCGCGCCGCGGTCGCGCCCGGGGGCGATTCGCACCTGGCGGGCCGTGCGCAGCGTCTCGCGGCCGCTCTCGTCGATGGCCACGAACCCGACCTCGAGGCGTGCGACAGGGCCCTCGGGCCCGGGCACCAGGAGCGCCCGACCGGGAGGCAGGTGAATGACCAGGTCGACCACCCGGCTGCCCCCGTCCCCCGGGCCGGCGATGGCGCTGATCTCGATCCCCATCTCGGTGTACAGCTCGGGAAGCAGGTAGGCCGCCTCGAGCGTGCGCGCCCGGGCCTGCTGCGGCAGAAGTCGCGTGAAGCCCCGGCGCCAGCGCAGCCGGGCGCCGCTCCGCTTCACGCGCAGCTGCACCGTGTGAAACTGGCCATCGGGCTGGCCCTCAGGGGCGTAGCCGACCAGGTAATAGCTCCGGCTGGCGGCCTCGGCCTCGACCAGCCCCCGGTGGAGATCGTTGGACGTGGACGACGTACCCCCGGTCTGCAGCGCCATGGTCGCCAGCGTATTGCCGCGGCGCGAGGCGCGTTGCCCCTCCAGGGCCCCGACGGCGAGCCCGGTCGTCTGGACGCTGTGCAGAGTGACGCCGGCGGCGGCGGCTTCGTGCGCCAGCTGCTTGATCTCGAGAGACAGATCGAACGCCGCAGCGCGCGTCATGACGTTGCCAGTCGGGGCCATCTGCGCCACGCGCTCGAAGTAATCCGCGCACGGGTTCTCCGGAACGCCGTCCCCCATGAACAGGATCGCCTTGTAGCCGGGATAAGGGGCCAGGGAGTCCACCAGTGTCTTGAGCGCGGTGAGGACCGCGCGCATCTTCGGCGTCTCCTCCTGGGCATACGACGTGGCCAGGAGCATCGCCTGCATCTCCTTCGGCTGTCCCGGGGGACCATTGCCCGACATGAGCTGACGAAACTCCCGATCGTGATCCGCCGTCTCGCTCGCGAAATCGGAATGTCGCACGGGATCGGCGAGGCTCGCCTCGATCGCCTGCTTGAGCACCGCCCGGTCGGTCGTGAAGTCCTGAAGGACCCGCAGCTTCCGGTCATAGGACGCCAGAGCGACCTGGTCGTCGGGCGCGAGGCCCGAGGTCAGGAAGCGCCCCGCGGCCTGTCGGGCCTGGGTGAGGTTCTGGTAGGAGGACGTTCCGTCCTCGAAAAACAGGATGAAATGGCGCGGGTGCCGCTGACCCGGCTCGAGCCCCGGCTCGCCTCCGGCCGCCGCCCGCTCCGGGCCGGGAACGGGCGCTCCGGGCGGCGCGGCGGCGCGCCTGAACTCGAGGGAGGCGATCGGCTTGGGGTGGCTGTCCACCCGCAGGGAGAAGTCGTCCACGCCCAGCCCCTCGATCGCCCGGCCGCTGCTGTCGGTGACGTACGCCTCGATCAGGACCAGCTCGACGGTCGCCCGTTCGATCAGGGGAGCCACGGGGTGCGTCGGGTCCTTCTCCGGCGGCGCGGCGGAGAAGCCTGCCGCCCCGGGACGGGCCAGCGCGATCGCAGCGGCCAGGAGCCAGACCGCGCATTCGGCCGGGACGCGCGGCCGGGGCTTGCGGTTCGCAGACATGGAGGTTCTCCCGGGAATGGACGGCTCCCATTATCCACCCGTTTCTTGATTTGTCGTACCGGGGCGCTGTACGATCACGCGCCTTCTAGGAGCCTCCGCCCTCCATGTCCTACCCGCTGTTCATCGCCAGGCGCTACCTGATGGCGCAGCGCAAGCAGGCGATCATCTATGTCATCTCCCTCATCTCGGTCCTCGGGGTCATCGTCGGGGTGGCCGCGCTGGTCGTGGTCCTGGCGCTGATGACCGGGTTCCAGGACCAGATCCAGGCGAAAATCTTCGGAGCGAACGCCCACCTCACGGTGTTCTCCGGGATGAACGGCCGCCCGCTCGACGTGCCGGCGACCCTGTCCCGGCTGACGAAGTGCGAGCCGATTCTGGCCGCCGCGCCGGTCATCTACGAGAAGGGGATGGCGCTGAGCGAGCTGAATGCCTCGGGCGCCGCCGTCCTGATCAAGGGGGTCGAACCGGCCGTCGAGCGTTCGATCACCGACCTGGGGGCGCAGGTGCGCGGTGATCTCGGCATCCTGTCGCTGCCCGGACGGGAGGGGCGCGATCGGGCGATCCTCGGCAAGGACCTGGCGCTCAACCTGGGGGTGGGACCGGGCGACGTGGTGCGGGTGATCATCGCGCAGGCGAGCGTCTCGCCGTTCCTCACGGTGCCGAGGAGCCGCGAGTTCGAAGTCGCGGGCGTGGCCGACGCCGGCTTCTACGACTACGACAGCAGCCGCGTCTACATCGCGCTCGATGCCGCCCGGAGGTTCATGGGTCTGTCCCCCCTCCAGGCGACGGCGATCGAGGCGCGCGTGCGGGATCCGCGCCGCGTCCAGGAGGCCTCGCGCGCCGTCCAGGCCAAGCTGGGCAGCGCCTACTACGTGAACGACCTCATCCGGATGAACCGCACCTTCTTCTCGGCCCTGCGGCTCGAGAAGCTGGGCATGTCGATCGCCATCGGCCTGATCGTCCTGGTCGCGGCGCTCAACATCATCTCGATTCTCGTTCTCATGGTGATGGAAAAGGTGCGCGACATCGGCGTGCTCGTGGCCATGGGGGCGGCCCCCGGGGGCATCCGGCGCATCTTCCTGTTCCAGGGGCTGATCATCGCCATGGTGGGAACCGCGGCGGGGATCGTGCTCGGGGTGGCGCTCGCCTGGCTCCTCGATCGCTACCGCCTGGTCAGCCTGCCGGTCGACGTCTATTTCATCCCCTACGTGCCGTTCCACATCCGCCCGCTCGACGTGGCGATGGTCGCCGTCCTGACCGTGGGCGTGTCGTTCCTCGCCACCCTGTACCCTTCGTGGCGGGCCGCGCGGCTCGATCCGTCCGAGGCGCTGCGCTATGAGTAGGGACGCCGCCGAGCCCATCCTGCGCTGCGCCGGGCTCTGCAAGTCGTTCGGGCCCGAGGGCCGGAGGGTCGAGGTCCTGCGCGGGCTCGACCTGGCGGTGGGGCGGGGAGACATGGTCGCCGTCCTGGGCGAGTCCGGTACCGGGAAGACGACCCTTCTCCACCTGGTGGGCGCCATCGACCGGCCCGACGCCGGGACCATCCTGTTCCGCGGACGGGACATCGCGGCGGCCGCGCCCCAGGACCGCGCCGTCTACCGCAACCGCGATCTCGGCTTCGTGTTCCAGCTGCACCACCTCCTGCCGGAATTCAGCGCCGTGGAGAACGCCATGATGCCGCTCCTGATCCGGGGGGAGGACCGCAGGAGGGCGCGGGATCGGGCTCTCGCCCTGCTTCAAGATCTGGGCCTGCGCGACTGCGCCGATCGGCGGCCGTCCGAGCTGTCGGGCGGGGAGCAGCAGAGGGTCGCCATCGCCCGCGCCATCGCCGGCTCCCCGGCCCTCCTGCTGGCCGACGAGCCGACGGGCAACCTGGACGAACGGAACGCCGAGGTCGTCTTCTCTCTCCTGTCCGACCTGCACCGGCGGCGCGGCATGACCACCCTGTTCGTCACCCACAGTGCCCGCCTTGCCGGAAAGTGCAGTCGAATCCTCAGGATGGAGCACGGTTTCTTGACGGATCCGGTGGGCAGCCGGTACAATGTGGAGGCTTCGACCACGCAGGTACCCGGCTAAAATCGAACGGGCGGGACGAAGGCGATCGGGCGGACCCCGAATGTTTGAAAAGTATACGGAGAAGGCCAAGAAGGTCCTGTTTCTCGCCCGCTACGAGGCCAGCCAGATGGGGAGCAAGGTGATCGGCTCCGAGCACCTGCTCCTCGGCCTGATCAAAGAGGGCGACGACCTGGTCCGGGACCTGTTCGGCCGATCGGGCGTGAACCTCGAGCTCCTGCGCG from Candidatus Polarisedimenticolia bacterium encodes the following:
- the pssA gene encoding CDP-diacylglycerol--serine O-phosphatidyltransferase → MRDPARLKDRARFRRGAYLIPSLFTTGNLLCGYIAVVRSIQGEFEWAAIALFIAALLDRVDGWVARLTGTTSDFGVQFDSLADVISFGIAPSILVYVWALSSLPKPWSLAPFLLLATSAARLARFNIQAPTLDKRYFVGLPTPAAACAVAACVFYDPERVTDRITGILVMCLVVTLSVLMISKVRYRSFKEIDLRRRVPWVVVILMALVFFIAAGYPKEVGLFLSFAYLLSGLVPRLRAVPAQKEPRPAAAGGRDGRG
- a CDS encoding Asd/ArgC dimerization domain-containing protein, yielding MAVVEVARFRRRAHVALFDATTLAARGVKDHLASRAFPAASVRLYSSTAEADSNLTEFKGEPMLVTEPDIDTLANLDIAFLCGSREEGARYLDWAGRVGFTAVDLTGAAASGAAPLVNASVNPEAISEGPGVIATPHPVAQLLSTVLAPVRSRCGLQEVVAVVLQPASQHGEPGIDELYKQTASLLSFSDMPREVFGRQLAFNVIPGFAGEERHGRDAGRADLAEEVRRITGGGFALGVQVIQAPVFHGHALMAHVVLDPGRSTDDLAACFAGGDDFRFERRGEKVTPVERAGEGGILVGGIRPGARESSFWIWAVCDDLAGGTALNAVRIAEMLLGRDAGKGRA
- a CDS encoding VWA domain-containing protein, yielding MSANRKPRPRVPAECAVWLLAAAIALARPGAAGFSAAPPEKDPTHPVAPLIERATVELVLIEAYVTDSSGRAIEGLGVDDFSLRVDSHPKPIASLEFRRAAAPPGAPVPGPERAAAGGEPGLEPGQRHPRHFILFFEDGTSSYQNLTQARQAAGRFLTSGLAPDDQVALASYDRKLRVLQDFTTDRAVLKQAIEASLADPVRHSDFASETADHDREFRQLMSGNGPPGQPKEMQAMLLATSYAQEETPKMRAVLTALKTLVDSLAPYPGYKAILFMGDGVPENPCADYFERVAQMAPTGNVMTRAAAFDLSLEIKQLAHEAAAAGVTLHSVQTTGLAVGALEGQRASRRGNTLATMALQTGGTSSTSNDLHRGLVEAEAASRSYYLVGYAPEGQPDGQFHTVQLRVKRSGARLRWRRGFTRLLPQQARARTLEAAYLLPELYTEMGIEISAIAGPGDGGSRVVDLVIHLPPGRALLVPGPEGPVARLEVGFVAIDESGRETLRTARQVRIAPGRDRGAQLPGVDFYSRALLPRGAQTVTAVVSDLGGGTLGAARQSVRPAGELTDVVGLSIYSLDERSLWVEVPPAGSPEASPGEVSDFRTGPALKSTFAVGELLASGFRLERRERTTGVRIEIRGGDKVLRSIPVPQDVLGQDGGKGPAPGSIKVDLPTEGLPAGDYILAVKGDGGGSDLGSIPFRLTAKRGGPDSREGS
- a CDS encoding FtsX-like permease family protein, whose protein sequence is MSYPLFIARRYLMAQRKQAIIYVISLISVLGVIVGVAALVVVLALMTGFQDQIQAKIFGANAHLTVFSGMNGRPLDVPATLSRLTKCEPILAAAPVIYEKGMALSELNASGAAVLIKGVEPAVERSITDLGAQVRGDLGILSLPGREGRDRAILGKDLALNLGVGPGDVVRVIIAQASVSPFLTVPRSREFEVAGVADAGFYDYDSSRVYIALDAARRFMGLSPLQATAIEARVRDPRRVQEASRAVQAKLGSAYYVNDLIRMNRTFFSALRLEKLGMSIAIGLIVLVAALNIISILVLMVMEKVRDIGVLVAMGAAPGGIRRIFLFQGLIIAMVGTAAGIVLGVALAWLLDRYRLVSLPVDVYFIPYVPFHIRPLDVAMVAVLTVGVSFLATLYPSWRAARLDPSEALRYE
- a CDS encoding ABC transporter ATP-binding protein, with the translated sequence MSRDAAEPILRCAGLCKSFGPEGRRVEVLRGLDLAVGRGDMVAVLGESGTGKTTLLHLVGAIDRPDAGTILFRGRDIAAAAPQDRAVYRNRDLGFVFQLHHLLPEFSAVENAMMPLLIRGEDRRRARDRALALLQDLGLRDCADRRPSELSGGEQQRVAIARAIAGSPALLLADEPTGNLDERNAEVVFSLLSDLHRRRGMTTLFVTHSARLAGKCSRILRMEHGFLTDPVGSRYNVEASTTQVPG